From the Planctomycetaceae bacterium genome, the window AAGTCATCCCACAAAACTGATGATGAATGCAGAACGATTTCAGGCCTATCTGCAGGAAGCTGGTCTGGATTCGGTGATCCGTATCCGCAGGGAACGCGGACAGTCTGAAACACTCGGTCGCGAACGATTTATCCGTTGTGCAAAGGCGATGGTTCTGGCCGGAAAAGAGAACTCCGATGGCTTCGATCGCATCCTTGGCCTGACACTCGAACTGATCCCGGAAACCAACCCTCATACCATACAGCCCGGGCATATCATGAGCCTCCGGTTACTGCATGACAAACAGCCTCAGGGCGATGCACTGGTATTCGCACGAAACATGAACACACCGGATCAGCCTGTTTCCGCACGCACCGATGAAGAGGGCCGCGTCCGATTCTGTCTTCCGGAGCACGGGCAGTGGCTGATTTCCTGTATTCAGATGGTTCAGGTTGACAATGACAATCTCGTTGACTGGGAAAGTCGATGGGCCTCGCTGACGTTTCAGATTGATTCACCGTAATCCTGCGATGATGTCCATTACTTCAAACAAGAGAAGGAAGCAGCATGTATCTGTATGTTGAAATGTGGAACGCCAAACCATCATGGCTCGGACTGCCGCAGGGTCAGCGAGAGGCATTCATGAAGAAAGTGGATGCATTTCTTGCAACGATCAAGCCTGAAGATGCCGAAGTCTATGGCTGCTGCGTTAATGATGGCGACACCATGCCCAGAGCCGGATATGCCTATCTGGTTGTCTGGAAAGTCAGGGATAAATCCTGCGTCAAGGCAATTGCAGACGGTACGGCTGCTGTTGGTTTTTACGACTACTTTGACCAGGTGAACATTGGCGGAAACCAGCTGACCGCAGACGAACTTGTTGGCGCTTTGATGTCGCTCTAGCTGACTGTGCTGTTGAAGTTGATACCGACAGATGCAGCACGGCCCGCATCAAATCGTTCCGAACAACTGCAGCTGTCATCAGCAGGAGTGGGCGAAACACCAACACCATTCCTGCGAGCGTTCTTCGACTGACGGTTTCTATTCCCCAAATGAACGATATGATTGGGGACACACAAAGTCAGGACTTCTGAAAACGTGATCGACAGAGTCTGCCTTGAGTCATACTCCCGGAACAAACGATCAATCGCCCTCATTCACAGGATGCATTGAGAATGTATTGGTACATGGAAACGTGGCGGGCAAAGCAGGCCTGGCTGGACCTTGACGAAGAAGGTCGGCTTGCCTTCGCAACCAGCGTCAAGGCTCTGCTCGACACGTTATTCAGTGACGACCTGAAACTGCTGGGTTGCGTTATAACGGACGAAGACACTCAGTTGCACGGTGGCTATCAGTATGCTGCCGTCTGGCAGGCGACCGATCGATCACACATTGCAAAGATCGAAGACGGAACGGAGAAGATCGGATGGCATAAATATTTTGAGCAGGTCAATCACGGTAGTGAGCTGAAAAGCGCGGAAGCCGTCATTGGCCATATGTTGCAGCTGTGAAGGATCCTGCGACCGAGGGTCACTATGTCAGCGGAATCCTCCGACTCGCAGCCTCCATGCCTGTGGAAGAAACGCCGAACGTCTGTCTCGAGGCATAACAAAGAGCATTCCAACGGGCAGACCGGCCCTCAGTGCGCTTTGGTTCCGGTCAGAAGGATCTCAATGGTTCGGATCATACGGCTGGTGAAAACGGATCATCATCAGGATCCTGGTTCCATACATATTCCATTTTCCGGGCGGCCTCGGTTGCAGTGTGTTTGCCGCAGAGTCGCTCAATGAGTCCCAGTGCCATGTCGATGCCGGAAGAAACACCGGACGACGTGATGATGCTCTGATCGTCAACCCAGCGTGCGTGTCTTTGCCAGAGCACCTTCGGGCCCTGCTGGATGACCCAGTCCCAGGCAAGTTTGTTTGATGTCGCCCTCCGCCCATCCAGTAATCCTGTTCGTGCCAATAAAGCAGCGCCGGTGCAGACGGTCGCGGTGATCTTCGAGCGTTCGCTGGCCGCTGCGAGTTGATTGAGGAACACCTGGTCATCGACAAGTTTGCGCGTTCCGAGGCCACCTGGCACCAGAAGGATGTCCCAGGCAGGGGCATCAGTGAATGCATATTGAGCAACGGTTGCAATTCCTTCACCACTCATAGCCGCCCCGGCGCTGGTGCCCACTGTGAAGCATTCGAAACACTTTACGGGCTGTCCGGGGGAACATGCCCAGAATGCTTCTACCGGACCATATGCATCCAGAGCCGTGAAACCATCGAAGACAACGACAGCAACTTTCATCACGGGAGCTTGTGTCATGCTGATTTCTTCTTTCTGGAGCCTACCGTTCGGCAAGCAGACTTGCCGCTCAGCTAAAGCCGCCGCGCAGCGGTGAATGTTCCCCGGTACGAATCGATGTCTCGTGGAACTGGTGATGGCCATTCTGAGAATGCCCGGCCACACAGAATACAGACAATACGCTTTCAGCGGTCCGTCGAAGAATCAGGACAGGCACGCTGAACAGCTGTAAAACGTCGTATTTTCAGGTCTCCCGCTCGTGCCAGTCCCGTTCTTCAACAGGCTGCCAGGTTAACCGTCTTACTGAATGGCGGTATACGTTCGCCCAAACAGGATCTGGTCCACAATCCAAACGTCGGCAGGATAAGCAGTGTCGCGGTCCTCGAAATTCTTGAGCAGAAAATCACCGGCCTTACCCGATAGTCTGCCCCATGAAGATTCAATTGAGAACGGATGATCAATTTGCGTGGCCATGACTCCTTTAGCGTTGAGTTCAGGCTGATACTTTTGCCAACCTTCGGCGTCGATTTCATGTGTTGCCGTATAGCGGCGATTCAGATCGTCCTCAGTCTGCGGCCAGATATCTCCCGCTTCGCCTCGACAAAGAAAATGACCGGCTTCAACCTGTTCTTCGCCTTCCAGAGTCTTCACTGTCTGAGCCAACACCAGTTTCTTTGCCCAAATTGGTCGCATCTTCTTTGCGTGAAACCATTTCCCGGCAGCGTCGGCTTCGTCAAGAATCGTTTTGTTGGGAGTACCCGTCATGTGTGTTTCGTTTGGTTTCTTTGCTGTGGGCAGTTTGAGATTCGGTGTAATCTGATACTGGTTACACGCTCACATCTCGCCCGAATGCTACCACACGGAAAGAATGCAGTCAGGTTTGTGGTGTGGAGGCAGTCTGTTTTGGGTCGACTCTTGTCGCAATCCGGATTGCCGAAACCTTGTCTGAAAGAGGCCAGGTCAATCAATGACGTTTGCCGATTTCTTCCAGCAAATCCGTTTGTACCTGCTGAATTTCGAGAAGCCGCTGCCATTGGTGTGTAAGCAGCAGATCCATCTTGGAATGTAAATGGCGAATCTCAAGTTCTGCCTTCAGATTCACGCGATAATCGTTATCCGCTTTCAGTCGATCTTTTTCGTTCTGTCGATTCTGGCTCATCATGATGATTGGTGCCTGAATAGCGGCAAGACACGACAAGACCAGGTTCAGCAGAATAAACGGAAACGGATCGAATGGCCTGCGGAACAGAGCCAGTGAATTGATCGTGATCCAGACAATCAGCACGCCGGTAAAAATCAAAATGAACGTCCAGCTACCACCAAAGGTGGCAACTTTGTCAGCCAACTGCTGCCCAAAGGTCATCGCTTCATCAGCTTCATCATTGAGATTCTGCGTCAGCACATCGTGCTGACGCAGACTTTCAACAACTTCACGTTCCAGTGTCGACAATTCGCCACGTTCCTGCTCCAGCACATCCTGAACATACAAACTCCGATAATGATTCAGGTCCTCATGGCAGATATACGCATCCGCGTTCCAGCCCGGATGTTCTGTCAGAATTCGATCAAACATCAACGGACGAACAAATCGACCGGGAGTCAGATCCGACAGTGAAAAAAGTTTACCGCAGACACTGCATGTCGTCTTATGGTTATTTGTCATGGATTCTCTGGTGCCACCTAACGATGCCAATCGGACCAGTTTAAGATGCTGACTTGCCGGATTTGACCTGAGGCTGCTGTTGAGCACTCTGGATGACCACTGACGTTTCCCCGGTAATTAAGCGCGAGCTGCGGTTGAAGGTCAGATAGCTCCACGCCCACTGGCACAATATCAGAACCCGGTTCTGATATTGCACGATCTGCAGCAAATGAACAACAAGCCACAGCAACCAGGCAAAAAAACCGCAAAACTGTTTCTGGCCAATCTGTGCCACCGCGGCCGCGCGACCAATCGTCGCCATTGTGCCACGGTCCACATACCGAAACGACGTGGCGTCCTTCCGACCAGCAATTCGGTCAGTAATTCTTCTGGCGACAAACTCACCCTGTTTCATGGCCACAGGAGCCAGCCCGGGAAGAGGCTTTCCAGCTTCGTTCAGGCACATCGCGATGTCCCCAATGACGAAAATATGTTCGTGTCCATCGACATTTAACTGCGGTGTCACGGGGACACGACCTGCCCGATCCGTCTCGACGCCACACGCCGTAGCGACGATCTTCCCGAGCGGATTGGCCCGGACCCCTGCCGCCCAGAGTACCGTTCTTGTTTGCACAATTGACTCACCATCAGCGCTCGTCAACTTCACGTGGCCTTCCGTTAATTCCGTGACTTTCGTGTGGACATGAATTTCGATCCCGCGCGAACGGATTTTATCAGCTGCTCGCCGACAAAGATCTTCGGGATAGTGCGCCAAAACATGTTCGCTCGCTTCAACCAACAGAATTCGAGCATCTTCAGGATGAATGTGCCTGAAGTCGTGTTTCAGGGTATGTTGAGCGATCTCGGACAACGCTCCGGCAAGTTCGACGCCTGTTGGTCCACCCCCAACAATAACAAACGTCATCAGGGCCCTGCGAATATCCGGATCTGCTTCGCGTTCTGCCGCTTCAAATGCCAGAAAAATGCGTCGCCTGATGTTGGTCGCATCGTCAATGGACTTCAGTCCCGGTGCGTTCAATGCCCAGTCTTCGCGCCCGAAGTAACTGTGAGTTGCCCCGGCTGCAACCACCAGATCGTCGAAATGAATTTCGCCATCAGCGAAGATCAAACGCTTCTTATTGATATCAACGTCGACGACTTCGGCCAGCAGGATTTCGCAGTTCGACTGTTTACGCAGAATATTTCGCAGGGGTGTTGCAATGTTGGCCGGAGAAAGTCCACCAGTTGCGACCTGGTACAGCAGCGGCTGAAAAAGGTGATAGTTATGGCGATCAACCAGTGAAATCCGAACATCGGCCTTTCGCAGGCGCCGGGCAGTTTCCAGGCCACCAAACCCACCACCAACGATCACCACATGTCGTTTCCGTTTCTTGTCAGCCTCGTTCAACTCTCGTCTTTCTTTGTGTCGGACAGCACCTTGTTGCTTGAAATCATCCGCAGTCTATCGACAGCACATCATCGCTGGCCACTTCGCTCGGAAAGATCTGATCGACCGCAGAATCACAGAGACCAGGAAAAGGATCACCCATCGTTAATCCGACGGGAGCAGTTTCCGTCGGCAAGCATCTGATGCGTTGCAAGCCCTGAGCCCGTCGACCGGTGGCCCGTCACGATTCGTTCCGTTGTCAGCCTGTTGAAAAACAACCCGACACCGCAGTGAGGGATGGCTGAACCTTGCAGACCTGTGAAAATGCCCTTTTCGAGTTGCCTTTCGTTTTGCTTTTTTTGACGGCCATTGAATGTTCGTGTCCCGAATGGCTCACGCCGGAGATCCCCGGTTGGTCTCGCCGTCCATAGCGACAGATCTGTCGATTCGATGCAAACATTGAGGGGCAGAAAGATCCCGGGTGTGATGGCCAGGTGTGAGTCAATCGGTGCAATCTGTCTGAGCAGTAATTATTATAGCGTGACTCAGACAGCAATTCCGGATGTCCCGCGCTGCCTGAGATTCCAGCCGACCTTAGATCCCGCCTGAAAGCATGTTCCATGCCAACCTCTCCTGATTCATTCAGCCGTCTGACAACTTCTCGCCGCTGGCTGCTGGCACTTGTCGTCCTGCTGATGCAATCGTGGTCCGTTCCTGCACAGGAAAAGAATCCATTCGCTCTGGGAGTCCGGGAGACAGAGCCACTGACGGCCGAGCAGGAATTGACGACCTTCCGTTTGCCTCCGGGATTTCGAGTAGAGTTGGTCGCGTCTGAGCCGCAAATCGCAAAACCCATGAATCTGGCTTTTGATACGCGAGGACGGCTGTGGGTGAGCAGCTCGGAAGAGTATCCATTCGCAGCGAAATCCGACTCCGTTCCGCGGGACACAATCCGGATCCTTGAAGACACAGATGGCGATGGTCGAACAGACAAAGTCACGACGTTTGCAGACAAGCTGAACATTCCGATTGGTTTGTACCCTTACAGAGATGGAGTCATCTGCTTCAGCATTCCAAACATCATGTTTCTGCGTGACACGGATGGAGATGATATTTGCGACGTTCGGGAAGTGCTTTATGGTCCATTCGATACGACTCGTGACACGCACGGTATGAACAACTCTTTCCGTCGCGGATCCGATGGATGGATTTACGCGTGCCATGGATTTAATAATCGGTCAGAAGTCAAAGGACGCGATGGAAACGTCGTTTCAATGTCGTCAGGCAATACCTATCGCTTTCAGCCTGACGGTTCTCGCATTGAGCATTTCACGCATGGCCAGGTCAATCCGTTCGGAATGGCCATCGATCAGTTCGATGATATTCTGACCGCCGACTGCCACACCAAGCCTGTCACTCTGCTGATTCAGGGAGGTTACTACGAGAGTTTTGGAAAGCCGCATGACGGGCTTGGCTATGTTCCCAATGTGATGGAGCATCTGCACGGATCAACTGCCATTGGCGGCATCGCCCTCGGACAGCACACCTCCTTTCCCTCGGAGTTTCAGCGCAGTAGTTTCGGTGGTAACGTGATGACGTCCCGCATTAATCGCAATACGCTGGAACATGTGGGATCGACCGTGAAGGCGATTGAACAGCCGGACCTGATGTCGACCTCTGATCCCTGGTTCCGTCCTGTCGATATGATTGCGGGGCCCGATGGAAGCCTGTACGTCGCCGATTTCTATAACCGCATCATCGGGCACTATGAAGTGGATTTGTATCACCCGGGCCGTGACCGTCACCGGGGCCGAATCTGGAAGATCAGCTATGTCGGCGATGGATCGACGGGCGAAGTGCAATCGACAGACGTGACAAGACTTTCTCCATCAGTGCTTGTTGAACGACTGGCAACGGCCAACTACCAGACCGCTCGCATGATCGCGGACCACATCACAGATGAAATGGGGCTCGATTCAGCAGACAGAAAACAAACCGTCCTCGACCTGAAAAAGGCGCTGAAAGAAACGTCGCCGGTGAAGCGTCAACGGTCGCTGCGCATACTGCAGCGAATGGGGCAACTGAACTTCACAGAGCTGAAAGAGGCTGCCACCGACACTGACGAACTGGTTCGGCTGCATGCATTTCGCGCGCTCAACACGGCCTCGCCGGAAAGCGTGTCCGGGCTTACGGCCATGGCCGTCCAGGACCTGCTTCAGAAAGGCTTTTCCGATTCAAGTCCTCTGGTCCGGCGGGCGGCGGTGATCGCTGCGGCACGCCACACCCGTCGCTCCAGCATTCCGCTATTGCTGAAGCTGTTGGCCAGCATTCCCACGGACGATGTGCACTTGCGACACGCCACACGAATGACGCTCCGAGATCATCTTCGAAATGAAGACTGGTTCCGGGATCTGACGAGCGGACCCCTCACCGATTTCGAGTCGGGCGTCGTAGCGGATCTGTGTCTGGCACTGAAGACTCCTGCTGCCGGTGAATTCATCGCCTCCAACCTTGCCAGCCTTGCAAAATCGAATCCCGGGCAGCTGTCAGAAATGGTGCAATTTGCGGCCGCTTATGTGTCTCCGATATCGGCGGAACTTGTAGCCGAAACTGTGCAAAAAGAATTTCCGGAAAACGAATCGCTACAGCTGAGTCTTCTGACATCCATGGCGGCTGGCCTGCAGCAGCGTGGGATGACAGCCCCCGCGGCGGTGAATCGCTGGGCCGAACATCGGGTGTTGTCGCTACTCGGAATGACCTCCCCCAATGACCTGGAATCACTGCACGTTGTGCAGGCGTTGCCGTGGCAAAACCTGAAACATCCCAGTTTCCCGGACGAACAGGATGCATGGACGGTTTCGTATTCGCGACGGTCATCAGACGGCATGCAGAACACACCGCTCCACAGCAGCTTCGAGAATGGAGAACAGCGGACCGGCATTTACCGTTCTTCGCCATTTGAACTGACGGAGAAACTGAGTTTCTACGTGGCCGGGCACGATGGAATTCCGAGTATGCCATTGAAGGGCAATAACTACATTCGGCTTCGGGATGCAAACACGAATGAGCTGTTTCTGGAGACACCGCCTCGTCGCAATGATGTCGCGCAGCGAGTCGAATGGGAGACGTCAAAGTGGCGGGGCAGGATGGCAGTCGTTGAACTGGTCGACGGGGACAGTTCGGGGGCCTACGCCTGGATGTCGGTCGGTCGTTTTTCTGACGAACGGCTCAATCCTGACCGCGGACCGCAGAAGCGCGAGCAGGCCTGTCAGTTGATCGCACTTTATGAATTGAGATCTCTTGAGCCTGCAATCCAGCACCTGATTCAGCGTGATGGTTTGTCACGAAGTGAAATTCGGGCAATGGCTTCTGCCCTGATTCGTCTCCAACCGGATTCACGTCTGTCAGCCGTATCACTCATTCCTTCGATTGCCGGAACCCCATCCGAAGTGGTTCAGGCCGCGATTGAACTCATCGTTAATCGCCGTGTTGAGGAAGCCAGGGAAGTCCTCGCGCGAGCCGCTGTGTTTGCGACGTCAGCCGAACAGCTTCAAATAGCAGAACAGCTAACTGTGGATCAGCATGGATCCGAGGTGCTGGTGGCACTGATCGAAGCCGGGAAAATGTCGGCCAGGCTACTGACGCGGCCCACGGTTTCTCAACGATTGTTGGTCGCAAACACTGTTTTGCAGGATCGAATCAGGAATCTGACCGCGTCGCTGCCGGATGAGAATGCTGCCATCGAGAAGCTGATCGCGAAACGTCGAAAGGACCATGCTTCAGCTTCGGCGAGTGTCGCTGCGGGAGCAGAAATCTTCCGGAAGAACTGTGCTGTTTGTCATCAGGTTGCCGGTGAAGGCAGAAAAGTGGGTCCCAACCTGGATGGGATCGGAAATCGTGGTCTCGACCGCGTGGTCGAAGACGTTCTTGCTCCCAACCGAAACGTTGATGTTGCTTTTCGCACATCGACCGTTGTCACTGTGGACGGCCGGGCATTGACAGGGCTCGTACGCGAACTGGAAGGCGATCGCCTGAGCATCACAGATAGCCAGGGCCGGGAGACATTGTTACCTGTTTCGGAAGCAGAGGAACGCATTCAATCGGCGTTGTCTCCCATGCCGGCCAACGTTGCAGAGATTCTGAACGACCAGCAGTTTCATGATCTGCTGGCATTCTTGCTGTCTCTGCGACACTGATCCATGGACACTGATCCTTGGCTTGGCTGTCCGTTGAAAAACCGGGACAGGCACCCAGGACGACTGGAAACGATCGTGTTTGAATGTCTCCTGGTCGGGCCAGTCCCGTTTTCGATAATGTTCAGCCGTCCCGTCTCTCTCCAGGTCATTTCAATTCTGAAAAAGGTGTTGCCTTCTGCAGCGCCATGCCTGCAAGTTTCAGCGAATCTCAGGACGTTGGCAACAGGTTTTGAAATGATGTTTGGCATGGCCTGGTGACGGTCAGCTGCGATTTATCCTCCGTGGAGTGTGATACGGACGATCAGCTGCATTTCTGGTGGCTGCCCGCTCTGATTGGTCGAAAGCTGACTCAGTGATGCGATCCTGGTCAGCCTGTCCTGCCTGACAGTACAGGTCCCTTCGGAGACGTGCTTACCCAGCGAATAGCGGTCAATTTTGCCCCCTCCTGCTCCGAAGTCCTGGATGTTCGCGTCGGAGTTAGAGACCATCGAACGAAACGACAAGTTCAGTTGATCACCCGCCTCCATTTCGGCTGACGACGTGCTGTATTCGGGCACCGACGAAATCTTCGCCTCCATCAATAATCCAAGAAGCAGAGTTCGTACGATTGGTTGATCGCTGGCATTTCCCGTACCGACGACAGGTGTTGAACCCACAACAATTGGAACCTGGCTACCAGAAACGGCGTGAGTTGTGACGTGTTCGCGGCAGAGCATCATCGCGTGATAACCACCCCACTCCTGACTCAGTGAAGTCAGTTTCTGACAGGACACGTTTGCGTCGGACTGATCTGCGAGAATCTCCTGAAGACCACTGGCAGTCTCCTCAACGACCGGAATCCACCACGCTTCTAATTGATAAGTTCCTTTACCGACGACGGCGATGGAGAGTTCCCTGAGAAATGTTGTAATTTCAGCGTGGACCTCTTCGGTCTGGCGAATCATCAGTGTGTTGCCGAGATCTCGAATTGTCCCGGGGCCACCCATCGATTCCCAGGAATCCGGATCGACACTGTTTTCAATCAGTTCTTCTATTGAATCTCCCTGCATCTCGAGCCATTCCTGAAGACTGGGTTCCGAATTGGAATCTCCAACGCCCGAAACATCGGCCCCTCCCATTCCCCCCATTCCTCCTCCCCCGAATTGTGGGGCTGATGGAACACAGAAAAAACCCTGACCTCCACCCGCGCCTCCGCCACCCATGGCTCCTCCTCCTCCTCCCATACCTCCAGGCATGCCAGCATTGACTCCGATTCTGGAATACTCCAACGCTGCAGTGCCGTCGTGGAATGCATAGTGCTGCCGTTCTGTGACCAGTGGAGTGATGTCATAGAACTTAATCAGCAACGGGCGTTCCTTCACTGCGTTTTTCGGTGGTGGCCCGGCAGCAAACGGATCGTTCTGAGCGACCGCTGGAGAGAGACAGACCTGCATCACGAACAAGACAAATAGGATCT encodes:
- a CDS encoding DUF4198 domain-containing protein, which gives rise to MAVFIQFTPEISAHDFWIEPSTFRAASSELIFVRLKVGQDFDGASLRRNPTAIQSFRTTFDDGVSEIQGNPGDEPAGFVLLPSPGLHVLSYQSHPTKLMMNAERFQAYLQEAGLDSVIRIRRERGQSETLGRERFIRCAKAMVLAGKENSDGFDRILGLTLELIPETNPHTIQPGHIMSLRLLHDKQPQGDALVFARNMNTPDQPVSARTDEEGRVRFCLPEHGQWLISCIQMVQVDNDNLVDWESRWASLTFQIDSP
- a CDS encoding DUF6616 family protein; this encodes MYLYVEMWNAKPSWLGLPQGQREAFMKKVDAFLATIKPEDAEVYGCCVNDGDTMPRAGYAYLVVWKVRDKSCVKAIADGTAAVGFYDYFDQVNIGGNQLTADELVGALMSL
- a CDS encoding DUF6616 family protein, with translation MYWYMETWRAKQAWLDLDEEGRLAFATSVKALLDTLFSDDLKLLGCVITDEDTQLHGGYQYAAVWQATDRSHIAKIEDGTEKIGWHKYFEQVNHGSELKSAEAVIGHMLQL
- a CDS encoding DJ-1/PfpI family protein encodes the protein MTQAPVMKVAVVVFDGFTALDAYGPVEAFWACSPGQPVKCFECFTVGTSAGAAMSGEGIATVAQYAFTDAPAWDILLVPGGLGTRKLVDDQVFLNQLAAASERSKITATVCTGAALLARTGLLDGRRATSNKLAWDWVIQQGPKVLWQRHARWVDDQSIITSSGVSSGIDMALGLIERLCGKHTATEAARKMEYVWNQDPDDDPFSPAV
- a CDS encoding DUF1003 domain-containing protein; this encodes MTNNHKTTCSVCGKLFSLSDLTPGRFVRPLMFDRILTEHPGWNADAYICHEDLNHYRSLYVQDVLEQERGELSTLEREVVESLRQHDVLTQNLNDEADEAMTFGQQLADKVATFGGSWTFILIFTGVLIVWITINSLALFRRPFDPFPFILLNLVLSCLAAIQAPIIMMSQNRQNEKDRLKADNDYRVNLKAELEIRHLHSKMDLLLTHQWQRLLEIQQVQTDLLEEIGKRH
- a CDS encoding NAD(P)/FAD-dependent oxidoreductase, encoding MNEADKKRKRHVVIVGGGFGGLETARRLRKADVRISLVDRHNYHLFQPLLYQVATGGLSPANIATPLRNILRKQSNCEILLAEVVDVDINKKRLIFADGEIHFDDLVVAAGATHSYFGREDWALNAPGLKSIDDATNIRRRIFLAFEAAEREADPDIRRALMTFVIVGGGPTGVELAGALSEIAQHTLKHDFRHIHPEDARILLVEASEHVLAHYPEDLCRRAADKIRSRGIEIHVHTKVTELTEGHVKLTSADGESIVQTRTVLWAAGVRANPLGKIVATACGVETDRAGRVPVTPQLNVDGHEHIFVIGDIAMCLNEAGKPLPGLAPVAMKQGEFVARRITDRIAGRKDATSFRYVDRGTMATIGRAAAVAQIGQKQFCGFFAWLLWLVVHLLQIVQYQNRVLILCQWAWSYLTFNRSSRLITGETSVVIQSAQQQPQVKSGKSAS
- a CDS encoding c-type cytochrome, coding for MPTSPDSFSRLTTSRRWLLALVVLLMQSWSVPAQEKNPFALGVRETEPLTAEQELTTFRLPPGFRVELVASEPQIAKPMNLAFDTRGRLWVSSSEEYPFAAKSDSVPRDTIRILEDTDGDGRTDKVTTFADKLNIPIGLYPYRDGVICFSIPNIMFLRDTDGDDICDVREVLYGPFDTTRDTHGMNNSFRRGSDGWIYACHGFNNRSEVKGRDGNVVSMSSGNTYRFQPDGSRIEHFTHGQVNPFGMAIDQFDDILTADCHTKPVTLLIQGGYYESFGKPHDGLGYVPNVMEHLHGSTAIGGIALGQHTSFPSEFQRSSFGGNVMTSRINRNTLEHVGSTVKAIEQPDLMSTSDPWFRPVDMIAGPDGSLYVADFYNRIIGHYEVDLYHPGRDRHRGRIWKISYVGDGSTGEVQSTDVTRLSPSVLVERLATANYQTARMIADHITDEMGLDSADRKQTVLDLKKALKETSPVKRQRSLRILQRMGQLNFTELKEAATDTDELVRLHAFRALNTASPESVSGLTAMAVQDLLQKGFSDSSPLVRRAAVIAAARHTRRSSIPLLLKLLASIPTDDVHLRHATRMTLRDHLRNEDWFRDLTSGPLTDFESGVVADLCLALKTPAAGEFIASNLASLAKSNPGQLSEMVQFAAAYVSPISAELVAETVQKEFPENESLQLSLLTSMAAGLQQRGMTAPAAVNRWAEHRVLSLLGMTSPNDLESLHVVQALPWQNLKHPSFPDEQDAWTVSYSRRSSDGMQNTPLHSSFENGEQRTGIYRSSPFELTEKLSFYVAGHDGIPSMPLKGNNYIRLRDANTNELFLETPPRRNDVAQRVEWETSKWRGRMAVVELVDGDSSGAYAWMSVGRFSDERLNPDRGPQKREQACQLIALYELRSLEPAIQHLIQRDGLSRSEIRAMASALIRLQPDSRLSAVSLIPSIAGTPSEVVQAAIELIVNRRVEEAREVLARAAVFATSAEQLQIAEQLTVDQHGSEVLVALIEAGKMSARLLTRPTVSQRLLVANTVLQDRIRNLTASLPDENAAIEKLIAKRRKDHASASASVAAGAEIFRKNCAVCHQVAGEGRKVGPNLDGIGNRGLDRVVEDVLAPNRNVDVAFRTSTVVTVDGRALTGLVRELEGDRLSITDSQGRETLLPVSEAEERIQSALSPMPANVAEILNDQQFHDLLAFLLSLRH